A genomic region of Plasmodium malariae genome assembly, chromosome: 14 contains the following coding sequences:
- the PmUG01_14019600 gene encoding conserved Plasmodium protein, unknown function, with translation MYTFVKKVSKCFASGFSWCKSFSYRKFFNEDYFWTKANVGPFFIGLITAPYWFSALKNIYWTLRYEQLNKQEILSDRFTWLYERMLEDEVHKTLLQKLPSYNFKNNGPENILGPSKI, from the exons ATGTACACATTCGTAAAAAAGGTTTCTAAATGCTTTGCTAGCGGATTCTCCTGGTGTAAAAG TTTCAGTTAtcgtaaattttttaatgaagatTATTTTTGGACGAAAGCAAACGTTGGACCATTTTTCATCGGTCTTATAACGGCACCCTACTGGTTTTCAGctttaaaa AATATATACTGGACGTTGCGTTATGaacaattaaataaacaagAAATATTATCTGACAGATTTACATGGTTATACGAAAGAATGCTAGAAGACGAAGTACATAAGACTCTCTTACAGAAGTTAccatcatataattttaaaaataatggtCCAGAAAATATACTAGGGCCAAGCAAAATATGA
- the PmUG01_14019700 gene encoding methyltransferase-like protein, putative, translating into MSDYPQLKINFDYIYNNEEVRNNVYAPSSDTFTFIEALEDDIETISSEVNIALEMGMGSGYLILSLYEMLLKRNKKIDLLYCIDINKNACNCVRKLTRDNKISNVEIINNDLFNNIKKCQQFDLILFNPPYVVTGQDEMNRTDIVSSYAGGKHGREIILKFLLSVHEYVSNNGVIYLLLEKKNMPDEIMNNEHITDKFNYTKLKEKKTLNETIFIFKLTKKFS; encoded by the exons ATGTCAGACTATCCCCaacttaaaataaattttgattACATTTACAACAACGAAGAAGTTAGAAATAATGTGTACGCACCGAGTAGTGACACGTTTACTTTTATTGAAGCACTAGAAGATGATATTGAAACCATTTCGTCGGAAGTGAATATAGCCTTAGAAATGGG AATGGGAAGCGGTTATTTGATTTTGTCCTTATATGAGATGCtattaaaaagaaacaaaaaaattgacCTTCTTTATTGTattgatattaataaaaatgcttGTAATTGCGTAAGAAAATTAACGCGTGACAATAAAATTTCAAACGTTGAAATAATTAACAATGACCTATTTAATAACATAAAGAAATGCCAACAGTTTGACTTAATCCTATTTAACCCACCGTATGTTGTAACTGGACAGGATGAAATGAATAGAACAGATATCGTATCTTCCTACGCAGGTGGAAAACATGGAAgagaaataattttgaaatttttattaagtgTTCATGAATATGTTAGTAATAACGGAGTTATTTACCTACTactggaaaaaaaaaacatgccagatgaaattatgaataatgaACATATAACGGACAAGTTcaattatacaaaattaaaagaaaaaaaaacattaaatgaaacaatttttatattcaaacTTACCAAAaagttttcataa